The Ovis aries strain OAR_USU_Benz2616 breed Rambouillet chromosome X, ARS-UI_Ramb_v3.0, whole genome shotgun sequence genomic sequence AATGCCTCTGGGCATTTGGCTCTTAGAAGAAGGTAATTCTTAGTACTGCTCCCTAGTTTGGATTATTTATTTGGGAATCTCTCTGCCATTGTGGTTACTTGTTGGAACACAGCATAATTTAAATGTTTGAGGTGGATGACTGAAGTGTTTGAATAGGATATCTTTTCCCCCAACTGCTGATGACTGATTAGAGAGTACATTAAATAAAGAATGTGTTCTCcagtatattaatataaaattataaatatattaatataaaatatattatacataattgTATAAGAAATATATGACATCTGTTATATCccataaaattttagtttttagaaaGCTGAAGTGTATTATGTTATACAAATTCTGTGACTACTCTATTAACAGGGGCCATCCCCAACTATAGAGTGTTAATCTTTTtacaaaatgttctaaaatgtatgaattaatttattttataaaacctGACAAAGTTGCTTCTATTTATAAGagagttgtttttaaaattaaccacTGATTGAAGCTATGAGTGCTTTGCTGCAGAATCCAAACATCTACtgtattaaatttcatttaaaattgtacTACTGCATGTTATACCTATGGTATACCTATGGTATAACATCAACTCATGTTGATATCTGGCAGAAAtccattgtaaggcaattatcctccagttaaaaataaatgaatttttaaaaagaatatataaaaaataaagtctacagacggtgaactaaaaaaaaaactgtattacCCTTCTTAAAACAACAATCCAAACaactaaattattttcttgttgCCATTCTAATTGACATTTTGATATTTGATGcttgaaagattttatttattggcagtaattttatctaaaaattgaaataaacttTTCTGGTTTCAGAGTATTACTTTGTTAATATTTGCTATTGACATTCACCTCTCCAAACCCTACTCATTCTTCTAGGCCAAGCTGAAGATGATCACACTTGATGAAATTTTCTTCTATCCCAGTAGCTTAATCTGTGGCATTTTGGACAGGGCTTCTAGCACTTAGTTCCTTTTGCCTTGTGTTAGTTAGCTGTGAACAAGCCTTCCTCCTATACTGGCTCTCAGAGAGCAAAGACTATGTCTTAGGCAACTACAATAGCACCATCTCCAATAGCACGTATCTCCAATAGCGCCTTTCCCAGTGCtttgcaccccccacccccgtacattcagtaagtatttattgaatctGTTGCTTTTTACCCGGATTTTCTAGACTAGACTTAGGAATCAATCAGTGACTTGAGTTTAAAATGAGGAATtaggcaggagaaggcaatggcaccccactccagtactcttgcctggaaaatcccatggacagaggagcctggtgggctgcagtccatggggtcgctaagagtcgaacacgactgagcgacttcactttcacttttcactttcatgcactggagaaggaaatggcaacccactctggtgttcttgcctggagaatcccagggatggaggagcctggtgggctgctgtctatggggtcgcacagagtcggacacaactgaagtgacttagcaggcagtaATGGCTCTGTAGTCAAGACTGGCTAGGTTTGAGTTCCTACTTCATGATGTATTAACTGTGGTActgcttcatctgtaaaattggaaATGTTAGTAATAGTATCAGGCCTCTAGAGTTGTTGATGAGGATTAACATAATCTGTTAAAGCCGCTTATTGGACTTTCTAACATATAGagcttccgaggtggctcagatggtaaagaatccacctgcagtgcaggagatgtgggttcaatacctggatcaggaatattccctgaagaaggaaatggcaacccactctagtattcttgcctgggaaatcacatgggccaaggagcctggtgggctacagtccatggagtctcaaaagagccagacacttagtgactaaaccaccaacaacataaagaatacatttaataCAGTGTAGCTATAATTGTTTCTAAATGCAGCTAAGCCCCTGAGGGCCTGTCATCTAGTCTTTGTATTTCAGGCACCTAACCTTGGTATagtaaatattcaacaaatatttctttgaattgaattGATTGATTTACCCTATTTTTATCTTCCATTACAGCCCACTGTTTGTAACATGGAAGATTGGTCGAGACAAAAGATTGCGTGGATGCATAGGTACTTTTTCTGCCATGAATTTGCATTCAGGACTCAGGGAGTACACACTTACCAGGTGAAGACCAATTTTTGTTACCTCtacttctacattaaaaaaaaaaaaaaaaccttatgaaACTTAAACTTGATTCTTaactccttttcctttcctgaattGTCAACATTCTTGACTCCTttcatgtcagacttttttctCCTCGACCATTTGCCATATCTCTGATAAAATGTTATTGATATATATTATAATGTAGAATACTGTGATTACATGTATTCTGCCATAAATgtctttaagtgtttttttttcctttcaatgatCAGCTTATTTTGTATAACTTGAAAATCAATGACCAAATATCCATGGATTACTTACATGTGTTATTTCCATAATAACAGTCATTGTGTCTTCTTTgttaggcttttaaaaaattgttgatgTCTATGCCGCCTCACCCATTCTGTTACACTTTTATATACTTCTGGAATTGAAGGGAGAACCTAAGAAGAAAGTGATGCAACAGCCTGACAGCATAATCATTCACATTCTTACTTTACCCAGAGTTAACTGTAGCTTACTTATTTTGTTTCATCCAACACGAGGACAAAGTAATGAATGCCTCATTACAGTTGTTAAAACTTTGTTCTTAATTTCTGAACTCACAAAAAAGCTATCTAGCATGCCATCAGATTTTTTTGGTTCAAGTTTAGATTTCTAGCAAATTGtgttctaaaattatttcaaaagaaaaaattccttaAATAATAAGCTATTAGTAAAGGAATTTCCTGTTTTTGTTCATATTTCAGGGTGATTATCTGATGCAGTTTCTATAGTTGTAAAATGCACGATGTCTGTCCAACAGGAAATTGGTCCCTGTTGACTCTTGGAACTTGGGGCAAGCTTCTCAATCTCCAGTAGATAAAGCAGTGTTTAGAGTACTTTATATACTTTATAGGAATGTTAGGGAGATGTCAGGGGAATGAAGTAGCAATAATAATCAGTCACTGTGTTGCTTCAGGATTAATGTTGTAGAAGCTTCATTATTTTACTATAGAATTGCATCAATGCAGCTCATATCACCAGTTATTAAAATGCTGGTAACTGAGTTAAGTATTCTTATATTTGAAGATGTAGCTCATAGCTACAGGGTTGTCTTAGCTTACACCAAAgcccagaaagaaaggaaaaggcttGGAGAGTCACATTGATTCTTAGATTTTCACAGGTATTAGAAGTGGGGTGTTTGGATttgattaaataatatataaatagcaGGCAGAAAAGGGGTTAAAACACACATTCTGGAAATAACTACAAGATAGTACAAGTATAAATCTAGGCATGTTAGATTTTCTTCCCTGACATGAAATATCATGGACTCATTTTGGGACTTTAGCAAATTCTGCCAGTGACTATCTTTGGGACAGGTGCATAAAATTACCTTTTAAATAGCTAATGAAAGACAATTTATTATACATTTCCTAAAATAAGTTGTTATAAGGAATAATGGTTCCTTGGTATTGCTTGAAAAAAGAATTATATGGTCAAATAAATTTTGGGAATACTAGTTAAACAACTTTAAACAGCTTTGCTCACTGCAGGATTTCTCAGAACCCTTTTATCCTCCCACCCTCTTATGTTATGCCATTAGTGCTCCAAGGAACACATTTTCAGAAACAGAAGTATgttataaaatttccatttttctttaaagttgggGTGTCCAAGTAGATAGTATACAAAACCTTTGTACTTTAAAATGAAACCGTGGCAGAAATCCCAGTATCAAATATTGTATACTTTAGAAATCCTTAGTAACAGTAACTGTAGTAGCAGtttgtttttacttaaaaaaaatgaaattctcttGTGTACGTTGGTGAAACTTGTGGATCTGCCTCCTAGGGCAATTACCAGAGGAATTACAGTATATTTTTTCTGACGATAATATGATTCTGAATGAATCATTCAAATAGTTGAACTTAGAAATTTGCCTACACTTGTATTTGTACATATACAAATGCAGTCTACTCTTCCTGTTTACTTTTCAACTTTTTCCCCATGTTTCTGTACAACTTGCTGAAATCATGTACTACACATTAGAGagagatgtgtgtttgtgtatgtatatacacacatacgtaCCTGGTGTTCTCATTTTTGTTggacttaatttctttttttgcttaatATGATAATAAGAATGAAGTTATTTGGAAGAGAGGAACAAAGAAAACAAGTCTCAAAATACACAGTTGTTCTATTTTCTGGATTCATATTGGAGTCAAAACTgtgttgtcatttttaaaagtggCATAGGACACCTATCATTTCTACATGCTGTTGTTATTAGTGGTATTCATAGCTCCTGTTTTTTAAGAACTTACTACAtgtcagtggagaaggcaatggcactccactccagtactcttgcctggaaaatcccatggacagaggagcctggtaggctgcggtccatggggtcgcgaagagtcagacatgactgagcgacttcccttttacttttcactttcatgcattggagaaggaaatggcaacccactacagtgttcttgcctggagaatcccagggacaggggagcctggtgggctgccgtctatggggtcacactgagtcggacacaactgaagtgacttagcagcaactacATGTCAGATACTGCAGAGGAGCTTTATATGCATGGTGCTGACAACAACTCTTAGGTATTAATATCCACgttttaaaaacaaggaaactgagatttagagAATTTAAATAATGTACCCAATCACACATCTAGTAAGTGGTAGAAACAGGATTCAAACCTAGGCTATCTGACTGCAAAGTGCAAGCTGTTAACTACTACATTTaagataagataaaataaaattttctgagaATGTATGTTTTGCAGCTTCCTGGTGAAAATAATGAACTTGAAAGCAGGTTCCTGTAAATTGTGGGTCAATAATTCTTCAAAAATTCTAGTTAGCAGTTAAGATGAAGTTTAGAACATTATTTTAATAGACTAGTCAGAAGAAAATTGACTTGGATTAATATTGTATAAAAGAATAATgctttttacaaaaatatactgtcatatgaaatgaaataatgttctTTGCCTGAATGTAAATTGTGGGTTAGACTCCAAGAAGAATACAATTCTTTTGAACATAACAGTTGGTGATTCTTGGAGTCTTGTCTTTCAGTCTTAAAACCTATATATAAATCATAAaacttataaatggaatcaaataaACTTAGTAGGTTAGGaataagagagaaggagagaataaaaccaaaaatagtgAAATTAACGACTCGTCAGGTATAggtgtccttaaaaaaaaaaaaaaaggatgtctgGTAACTCACTGTTTTCATCTGTGACTAGATattattcagctttcttcatgttactcagctatactcttttttattgtaaaatatacatagcataaaatttactACTTtaattttaagtgtatagttctaTGGCCTTAGATACATTCACACTGATGATGCAACCACCCAccattcatctccagaacttttttaatcttctctaactgaaactctgtacccactaAAGTCTAACTCCCCATTTCCCGCTTCCCAAGCCCTTGACAACCATCATTCtaatactttctgtctctatgactCTCACTCTTCTAGGTACCTCACATAAGTGGAAGCATACCATATTTGtcttttatgactggcttatttcatttggcATAATGTTTTCATGATTCACGCATGTGTTAGaatttacttcctttttaaggctaaataacattccattatatgtatCTTGTACattttgtccattcatccatGCATGAAAACTTGGATGGCTTCTACTTTTTGACTATTGCACATCATGCTACCATGAACATGGGCATGCAAAAATCTGTATGAGTGCCCTTTCTTCTTGTAAAAAGCTAACCATTATATAGAAGATAGTGATCTAGTTTGTTTGTGGTCTCTTAATCTCTAAAACCTAAGTGTAGGGGAGGAaagtaggaggggggttcaggatggggaacacgtgtacacctgtggcagattcatgttgatgtatggcaaaaccaatacaatattgtaaagtaattaacctccaattaaaattaatttatattaaaaagtgcAATTCTGAAAGCAaacacaataaaatttaaaagaaaaaaaataaaacctaagtgTAAGAGAAATGACCAGGTACTTTGTAAATGAATGCCTAATCTGCATTAAGTTTTtatactgttttaaaattaaaatacttgacATAGCCCAGTTTTACATTCtcccgaaatcagattgattatattctttgcagccaaagatggagaagctctatacagtcaacaacaaaaaaaagaccaggagctaactgtggctcagatcatgaactccttattgccaaattcagacttaaattgaagaaagcagggaaaacaactagaccattcaggtatgacctaaatcaaatctcttatgattatacagtagaagtgagaaatagatttaagggcctagatctgatagatagagtgcctgatgaattatggactgaggttcgtgacattgtacaggagacagggatcaagaccatccccatggaaaagaaatgcaaaaaagcaaaatggctgtctggggaggccctacaaatagtagtgaaaagaagaaagatgaaaagcaaagaagaaaaggaaagataagcgtctgaatgcagaattccagagaatagcaagaagagataagaaagccttcctcagcaatcaatgcaaagaaatagaggaaaacaacagaatgggaaagactagagatctcttcaagaaaattagagataccaagggtacatttcatgcaaagatgggctcgataaaggacagaatggtatggaactaacagaagcagaagatattaagaagaggtggcaagaacacacagaagaactgtacaaaaaagatcttcaagacccaaataatcacaatggtgtgatcactcacctagagccagatatcctggaatgtgaagtcaagagggccttagaaagcatcactacgaacaaagctagtggaggtgatggaattccagtggagctatttcaaatcctgaaagagatgctgtgaaagtgctgcactcaatatgccagcaaatttggaaaactcagcagtggccacaggactggaaaaggtcagttttcattccaatcccaaagaaaggcaatgccaaagaatgctcaaactaccgcacaattgcactcatctcacatgctagtaaagtaatgctcacaattctccaagtcaggcttcagcaatatatgaactgtgaatttcctgatgttcaagctggttttagaaaaggcagaggaaccagagatcaaattgccaacatccgctggatcatggaaaaaacaagagagttccacaaaaacatctatttctgccttattgactatgccaaagcctttgactgtgtggatcacaataaactgtggaaaattctgaaagagatgggaataccagaccacctgaccttcctcttgagaaatctgtatgcaggtcaggaagcaacagttagaactggacatggaccaacagactggttccaaataggaaaaggagtatgtcaaggctgtatcttgtcaccctgcttatttaacttatattcagagtacatcatgagaaacgctgggctggaaggagcacaagctggaatcaagattgctgggagaaatatcaataacctcagatatgcagatgacaccacccttatggcagaaagtgaagaggaactaaaaagcctcttgataaaagtgaaagaggagagtgaaaaagttggtttaaagctcaacattcagaaaatgaagatcatggtatccagtcccatcacttcatgggaaatagatggggaaatagtggaaatagtgtcagactttattttggggggctccaaaatcactgcagatggtgattgcagccatgaaattaaaagacgcttactccttggaaggaaagttatgaccaacctagatagcatattgaaaagcagaggcattactttgccaacaaaggtctatctagtcaaggctatggttttccagtggtcatgtatggatgtgagagttggactgtgaagaaagttgagcaccaaagaattgatgcttttgaactgtggtgttggagaagactcttgagagtcccttggactgcaaggagatccaaccagtccattctgaaggaggtcagccctgggatttctttggaaggaatgatacctTTTACAAATGGTAGCATGGCTTGAGTCCTAAAATTTATCCCTCATTTGTCAGTTTCAGTATATAAAGTACCAAGTGAGAAATTGTCAGATTTTATAAGCATTTAATTTGAGGTGTAGTTTGGAACCTAGCTTGCTCAATGTCCTTTACTCAGTATGTCAGAATCTGGAATCTTCACTTTAGCCACTAGTTTAATGCACGCCTTCATTATTCCATCGTTGTGCTAATGTGGAGAGATGTGGCCAAAAACTGGGCAAGAGAATGTGGCAGGAGAAACCGAACAGAGAGAACCATTCCCAATATGGGTGATGACTCCTGAGTTGTAGAGACGTGTCTGAGTTCATATAGCACCTAGTGCCACAGAAATTAAGTGTATTGAATATATCAGATTGTAATTCCTTATCACATCTTCCAGATCTTCAGAATCTCCAGCTGGAATCTCTGCTTCTTTGAGACACAGGCACAATGCCTTTGGGTCAAAAATCAGTAAGAAGGTGAAGGTGTGAGAGAAGCTGAAAATTGGTGAAGGTgtggaagaaactgaaaatggTGTTTTGCTCTATCAGAGCTCTTGGTCTTTGTGTTTCATAAGGAGAGGGCAAACTAGGAGAAATTGAGCCTATTCTTACATCTATCTCTAAACTTTACCCCTTTGCTCTTAAAAagctgctttttcttcctttaactaTGTTTTAACAGTTCATCCTATAAATCTAGTCTAAATTTTGCCTTAGGAGTTTATAGTATAGTAGGAGAGAGaagttatataaataattatagtcTAGGTACAAAGTGATTTTTGCCAAAGCGTCAGAGGAAGTTATACTGGATAAACAGACATTCTACATCTGtaataaaagcagaaatgtatTTAAAGCAATTTATGAGATTATTTAGTCCATTCCCAGTTCAGTCTGAGTAAAAGCAAAACACTATACcactttttggtttcttttttcctatgtGGACAAAAGTCCAGATTCTAGGGATGTATGTAAATTGTTATTATCAAAGTGACCATATACAAGGTATTGGGTATTCTGAGAGATTTtactaataaatgttttaaagggAAAGGGAATGAACTtgctatggaaaaaaataaaacctggtaTCTACCTCCTTTCCTAAGACTCACTGCTTgaaatattcttcattttttttggggggggaataAAAGACTGAAGTGGTAAAGATAAATTAGAACACAAATATTGTATGAAATTTGTATCACATTAGATGTGGTCTAAAATCGTACCATAGGCATTTAACAATATATTTACTTTTGTCtgaacattctaaaaactaaataTTGGGTCTACTTATAAATGTCTGAAGTATTTGAGTCATTAGGGCATGAATGAACAAGAGAATGGATTTGTATCTTAGTATTCTGGAAGAAGAAGATGCTAACACCAATGTATCCTCAAGGTGATTATTCATGTCTAGAATATCATGCAAATAATATACACTTACCTCTCTAAGGGACAATGTTACTAGTTATTTGAGAGCTCTAAAATAATTGAATGTTTAAGTTTGGGGGCAGCAATTTCGTAttaaattttcagctattattttatGAGCATGAGCAAATACTTGTTAGAAGACTTCCTTAATAGGCAAAAGAAACAGCCCTCTTCAGTGATCTTTGCCCTTCCCCCAAACTTTCAACTACCTCAGATGTGAATATCCGGAGTAGTAGCCTTTGgtaaacattttccttttcattattggtAACAATTTGGTGTTCCTTAACACCTAAACACTTAATTGTTAGCCCTTTATCttacattataaatatatctgTCTTAGAAAcaatttccagattttttttttacattctctctcactctttaaataaaaagcaagcaTGATATCTACATTTTCTCAGCTGCTTCTtattaatgaaattaattaaaacacCCATAgtatataacaaataaaatagaCATCGACAAATGATAACAAAAAAATTCTACTGGAATAAGAATTTCATAGGTGCTAAGGATTTTTAAAGGTGAAAACTAGTATTTAATAACTTCTATTGAGAATGTACATCTAATCATTGTTAATATCAAATGTACCTTTTTagtatgtttaaaatttaaaagtgaagaaaattcATTAGATTCATAAAGTATAGATTTACAGTTGGTCTCATgttcagaaaaattttaaattagtttcACAATTTTACTTCAGCCCACGAAGctactttgtaaataaatatatgaaaactacagtgttcttgcctggagaatcccagggacgggggagcctggtgggctgctgtctgtggggtcgcacagagtcggacacgactgaagtgacttagcagcagcataggctTCATCATTCAAATCAGGTTTAGCAGGTTTTCTCCTGTTTTTaagcctcatttttaaaatttatacattgAAGTACTAACTCTTGTGTCCTTTCTAGTGGTGAAAGAGAAGATTAGAAAAAGCCATAAAATAAATCCTTCAGAAGCTTTAATTAAAGGCAAATTGAGTTGCCCAGAACTCAACTTCCTGTTCCTATACCTGACTACTTCTAGGACTACTTTATATGTTCCACAAAGCTGATTTAAAAGGCTGCCATTTCACTAAGTATGGGAGGAAAGAGAAACGCCCTTAAATTCTTCAGGCTGCTTTAAATCTAAATCATTCTTCCAAATGGCCTTCCACTGCTCCTTGGCTAAGGGGGGTGGATTGATTTGCTTACCTAAGTAGGGAGAAGGCTGCTAAGCCTTGGAAATGAGTGGAGCTGCATTGCAATATTATAAAGAGCAATAAATAACCCATACACTGTGGCTAGACTGACATTGCTAATgaggtcacaggttcaatccccattTGGGCCACTTGGCTTTGTTTTGCTCTGATTGACAGACTGCACCCTAGACCCTGGGCAGTGGATTCCAGGGGGCTTCAGACAAGAACATGTGGGTGATTCAGTACCACACCCCAAACCTCAGCATTGTCTCAGCATATGAAACATGCCACACTTGGAGTACCCCAAACTGAACTATCTCAGAAATAGGTGTGTGCGCTTAttcgcttagttgtgtctaaatctttgtgaccccattgattgtaggctgccaggctcctctgcccatggaaattctccaggcaagtatactggagtgagtagccataccctcttcccaacccagaggtcgaacgcagggtctcccacgttgcaggctgattctttacagtctgagccaccagggtagcccaataatactggagtgggtagcctatcccttctccatgggaacttcccaacccaggagtcaaactggggtctcctgcattgcaggcagattctttaccagctgagaagACCAGAAATAGTTAATACTAAGTCCAATAATACTTGCTTTGactctcaaagaaaaaaaaagaatattcaaaatgtTAGTTTCTTTTCAAAAGCCCTTTGAAGGGAACCAGTGTGACATTGGAAAAAAGAGGTTTTAGGAGTAGTGGTGGGACTGAGAACACAGTTTGGGTTTCAACGGTCCTGAAAATGCTGCGGACAAAATGGGAGatctctggtttgatccctggtttcagAGAAGTTTGGAGAAATTGTGTCTTAGTTTCTCTTTCCTGTAGTGGCTGGGAGTGGGAGCCATCTCAGATAATAGTGGATTTCAGCTGAAGCAACTCTTAAGCACTTCAGTGGTGAATGGATGACTGTTAAATTCACAAAGTTATAAAGACATGTTCTAAATGCAATTGCtcctttttaaaagacagtttttGAAAAGACTGCCTTTTAAAGTTGTCATCTCTGGTGTATTAAGATGTTCCCATGCCTCATGCATCAGCTCACTAAGGTGTGCGTCTGCTGTCTAAGCATCTGTGCCCTCCCATGCTGTTGCATCGTCCTCGTCATAGCTTTTGTTATTGCTTAGAACAGCAGGCCTACCCCGTCAGACAGAATGGACTCAGACTTACCCGCTG encodes the following:
- the AMMECR1 gene encoding nuclear protein AMMECR1 isoform X2 gives rise to the protein MAAGCCGVKKQKLSSSPPSGSGGGGGASSSSHCSGESQCRAGELGLGGAGTRLNGLGGLAGGGSGSGCTLSPPQGCGGGGGGISLSPPPSCGVGTLLSTPAAATSPSPSLSSAASSSSPGSRKMVVSAEMCCFCFDVLYCHLYGYQQPRTPRFTNEPYPLFVTWKIGRDKRLRGCIGTFSAMNLHSGLREYTLTSQRWRSSIQSTTKKRPGANCGSDHELLIAKFRLKLKKAGKTTRPFRYDLNQISYDYTVEVRNRFKGLDLIDRVPDELWTEVRDIVQETGIKTIPMEKKCKKAKWLSGEALQIVVKRRKMKSKEEKER